From the genome of Populus alba chromosome 10, ASM523922v2, whole genome shotgun sequence, one region includes:
- the LOC118043250 gene encoding YTH domain-containing protein ECT4 isoform X1 produces MFQMPLASLSKFQNGEISRGGSLGMDIYNVSGHENAETYLIQGAEINPILTSPVFEQVETMYNEGTPEFVAGQGLFYPAATNYGYYCTGFETPVEWEDHQKIFGVDGPEIQYAGAQTESLPYVYYTPSYGHAQSPYNPYNPYIPGAMVGIDGSYAGAQQYYTISPYQDPVSSSGYISVAVQPEVFPYGLADPLVDNGMERSSRPDGRSLKHDVSSSSAAFARNVPRPASNQTNSLYRISEGPKANVGPSKQPMTHGGVSSGSILTQTSSHVLQGRSASGPMRPSDKISNSKVQSHQNQLEISLPVNNGFSNFGSSAYGRTSADKLRSKTHDGRTLSDLNGNAELLGEQNRGPRTNKSKNQLAVKAYTAKVGDNNGLGNVVIQTDQYNKDDFSIDYLDAKFFVIKSYSEDDVHKSIKYNVWSSTPHGNKKLQTAFEDAQKLAVGRPRGCPIFLFFSVNASGQFCGVAEMIGPVDFHRDMDFWQQDKWSGSFLVKWHIIKDIPNSSFRHIILENNENKPVTNSRDTQEIMYKQGLEMLKIFKNHPLRTSILDDFMYYENRQKIMQEEKARLMFKSFRSPLFVPALNPAIELNGLVQQPPHKDERMKHNDLNNSKKTDGNKYEKIMNPNDCNSWKKVETNKDEKIIDHDDLHSFKNTGTSAIEQLSSDSDVTISSTGKDSGQVTVDADGDIGSVLKIGSLDINPKRTESNSLLSAANKSAEIVTVGSMPVKVNGMTESSGFLTVGTISLDPRSVQLDKDGPVGKQGSQY; encoded by the exons ATGTTCCAAATGCCCCTCGCTTCTctctcaaaatttcaaaatggaGAAATTTCAAG GGGTGGCAGTCTTGGAATGgatatatataatgtttctGGACATGAAAATGCAGAAACTTATttg ATTCAAGGTGCTGAGATAAACCCCATTTTGACAAGTCCAGTTTTTGAGCAAGTAGAAACCATGTACAACGAAGGAACCCCTGAGTTTGTTGCAGGTCAGGGCTTGTTTTATCCTGCTGCCACCAACTATGGTTACTACTGTACAG GATTTGAAACACCCGTTGAATGGGAGGACCATCAAAAGATTTTTGGTGTAGATGGTCCAGAAATCCAGTATGCG GGTGCACAAACTGAAAGTTTACCTTATGTATATTATACACCTAGCTATGGACATGCACAGTCTCCATATAACCCTTACAATCCTTACATACCCGGTGCTATGGTAGGGATTGATGGATCGTATGCTGGGGCACAACAGTATTACACAATCTCCCCTTATCAGGACCCTGTATCGTCATCTGGCTATATTTCTGTTGCTGTTCAACCAGAAGTCTTCCCATATGGTTTGGCAGATCCTTTGGTAGATAATGGCATGGAACGCAGTAGTAGACCTGATGGGAGAAGTTTAAAGCATGACGTTTCTTCATCATCTGCAGCCTTTGCTAGAAACGTCCCAAGACCTGCTTCAAACCAGACTAATTCTTTGTACAGGATATCTGAAGGGCCAAAAGCTAATGTTGGACCAAGTAAGCAACCAATGACACATGGAGGTGTTTCTTCTGGTAGCATTCTTACTCAAACTTCATCACATGTGCTTCAG GGTAGAAGTGCTTCTGGTCCCATGCGTCCTTCTGACAAAATTTCAAATAGCAAAGTTCAATCTCATCAAAACCAATTAGAAATCAGTCTCCCTGTCAACAATGGATTTTCTAATTTTGGATCAAGTGCTTATGGCCGAACCTCAGCGGATAAACTTCGATCGAAGACTCATGATGGCAGAACTCTCAGTGATCTGAATGGAAATGCAGAGCTGTTGGGTGAGCAGAACCGGGGACCTAGGACAAACAAGTCAAAAAATCAACTGGCAGTTAAAGCCTACACAGCCAAAGTGGGAGATAATAACGGGCTAGGAAACGTCGTTATACAGACTGATCAGTACAACAAGGATGATTTCTCAATTGATTATTTAGATGCAaagttttttgtaataaaatcatatagTGAGGATGATGTGCACAAGAGCATCAAATATAATGTTTGGTCATCCACACCTCATGGAAACAAAAAGCTGCAGACTGCATTTGAAGATGCACAGAAACTAGCTGTGGGAAGACCTAGAGGCTGCCCTATCTTTCTGTTCTTTTCT GTTAATGCAAGTGGTCAATTCTGTGGTGTTGCAGAGATGATTGGCCCGGTGGACTTTCATAGAGATATGGACTTTTGGCAGCAAGATAAATGGAGTGGGAGCTTTCTTGTCAAGTGGCATATTATTAAAGATATACCAAACTCAAGCTTTAGGCACATCATATTGGAGAATAATGAGAACAAGCCAGTAACTAACAGCAGAGACACCCAAGAG ATAATGTATAAGCAAGGTTTAGAGATGctgaaaatattcaaaaatcacCCACTTAGGACTTCTATACTTGATGACTTCATGTACTATGAGAATCGCCAGAAAATTATGCAGGAAGAAAAAGCTAGGCTTATGTTTAAAAGCTTCCGATCTCCATTGTTCGTACCTGCATTAAATCCTGCCATCGAACTAAATGGTCTCGTGCAGCAGCCACCACACAAAGATGAGAGGATGAAGCATAATGATCTTAACAACTCGAAGAAAACTGATGGAAACAAATACGAAAAGATTATGAATCCAAATGATTGCAACAGCTGGAAGAAAGTTGAGACAAACAAAGATGAGAAGATTATAGATCATGATGATCTTCACAGCTTCAAGAACACTGGGACCTCTGCCATCGAGCAACTTTCTTCAGATTCAGACGTTACCATTTCAAGCACGGGCAAAGATTCTGGGCAAGTTACAGTGGATGCAGATGGTGATATTGGATCTGTGCTAAAGATCGGCTCACTTGATATAAATCCGAAACGGACTGAATCTAATTCCTTGCTGAGTGCTGCTAACAAATCTGCTGAGATTGTCACAGTAGGATCAATGCCTGTTAAAGTTAATGGAATGACTGAATCTTCTGGTTTTCTAACAGTGGGTACTATCTCCCTTGATCCTAGGTCTGTACAACTGGACAAAGATGGCCCTGTTGGTAAACAGGGGTCTCAGTACTGA
- the LOC118043250 gene encoding YTH domain-containing protein ECT4 isoform X2 codes for MDIYNVSGHENAETYLIQGAEINPILTSPVFEQVETMYNEGTPEFVAGQGLFYPAATNYGYYCTGFETPVEWEDHQKIFGVDGPEIQYAGAQTESLPYVYYTPSYGHAQSPYNPYNPYIPGAMVGIDGSYAGAQQYYTISPYQDPVSSSGYISVAVQPEVFPYGLADPLVDNGMERSSRPDGRSLKHDVSSSSAAFARNVPRPASNQTNSLYRISEGPKANVGPSKQPMTHGGVSSGSILTQTSSHVLQGRSASGPMRPSDKISNSKVQSHQNQLEISLPVNNGFSNFGSSAYGRTSADKLRSKTHDGRTLSDLNGNAELLGEQNRGPRTNKSKNQLAVKAYTAKVGDNNGLGNVVIQTDQYNKDDFSIDYLDAKFFVIKSYSEDDVHKSIKYNVWSSTPHGNKKLQTAFEDAQKLAVGRPRGCPIFLFFSVNASGQFCGVAEMIGPVDFHRDMDFWQQDKWSGSFLVKWHIIKDIPNSSFRHIILENNENKPVTNSRDTQEIMYKQGLEMLKIFKNHPLRTSILDDFMYYENRQKIMQEEKARLMFKSFRSPLFVPALNPAIELNGLVQQPPHKDERMKHNDLNNSKKTDGNKYEKIMNPNDCNSWKKVETNKDEKIIDHDDLHSFKNTGTSAIEQLSSDSDVTISSTGKDSGQVTVDADGDIGSVLKIGSLDINPKRTESNSLLSAANKSAEIVTVGSMPVKVNGMTESSGFLTVGTISLDPRSVQLDKDGPVGKQGSQY; via the exons ATGgatatatataatgtttctGGACATGAAAATGCAGAAACTTATttg ATTCAAGGTGCTGAGATAAACCCCATTTTGACAAGTCCAGTTTTTGAGCAAGTAGAAACCATGTACAACGAAGGAACCCCTGAGTTTGTTGCAGGTCAGGGCTTGTTTTATCCTGCTGCCACCAACTATGGTTACTACTGTACAG GATTTGAAACACCCGTTGAATGGGAGGACCATCAAAAGATTTTTGGTGTAGATGGTCCAGAAATCCAGTATGCG GGTGCACAAACTGAAAGTTTACCTTATGTATATTATACACCTAGCTATGGACATGCACAGTCTCCATATAACCCTTACAATCCTTACATACCCGGTGCTATGGTAGGGATTGATGGATCGTATGCTGGGGCACAACAGTATTACACAATCTCCCCTTATCAGGACCCTGTATCGTCATCTGGCTATATTTCTGTTGCTGTTCAACCAGAAGTCTTCCCATATGGTTTGGCAGATCCTTTGGTAGATAATGGCATGGAACGCAGTAGTAGACCTGATGGGAGAAGTTTAAAGCATGACGTTTCTTCATCATCTGCAGCCTTTGCTAGAAACGTCCCAAGACCTGCTTCAAACCAGACTAATTCTTTGTACAGGATATCTGAAGGGCCAAAAGCTAATGTTGGACCAAGTAAGCAACCAATGACACATGGAGGTGTTTCTTCTGGTAGCATTCTTACTCAAACTTCATCACATGTGCTTCAG GGTAGAAGTGCTTCTGGTCCCATGCGTCCTTCTGACAAAATTTCAAATAGCAAAGTTCAATCTCATCAAAACCAATTAGAAATCAGTCTCCCTGTCAACAATGGATTTTCTAATTTTGGATCAAGTGCTTATGGCCGAACCTCAGCGGATAAACTTCGATCGAAGACTCATGATGGCAGAACTCTCAGTGATCTGAATGGAAATGCAGAGCTGTTGGGTGAGCAGAACCGGGGACCTAGGACAAACAAGTCAAAAAATCAACTGGCAGTTAAAGCCTACACAGCCAAAGTGGGAGATAATAACGGGCTAGGAAACGTCGTTATACAGACTGATCAGTACAACAAGGATGATTTCTCAATTGATTATTTAGATGCAaagttttttgtaataaaatcatatagTGAGGATGATGTGCACAAGAGCATCAAATATAATGTTTGGTCATCCACACCTCATGGAAACAAAAAGCTGCAGACTGCATTTGAAGATGCACAGAAACTAGCTGTGGGAAGACCTAGAGGCTGCCCTATCTTTCTGTTCTTTTCT GTTAATGCAAGTGGTCAATTCTGTGGTGTTGCAGAGATGATTGGCCCGGTGGACTTTCATAGAGATATGGACTTTTGGCAGCAAGATAAATGGAGTGGGAGCTTTCTTGTCAAGTGGCATATTATTAAAGATATACCAAACTCAAGCTTTAGGCACATCATATTGGAGAATAATGAGAACAAGCCAGTAACTAACAGCAGAGACACCCAAGAG ATAATGTATAAGCAAGGTTTAGAGATGctgaaaatattcaaaaatcacCCACTTAGGACTTCTATACTTGATGACTTCATGTACTATGAGAATCGCCAGAAAATTATGCAGGAAGAAAAAGCTAGGCTTATGTTTAAAAGCTTCCGATCTCCATTGTTCGTACCTGCATTAAATCCTGCCATCGAACTAAATGGTCTCGTGCAGCAGCCACCACACAAAGATGAGAGGATGAAGCATAATGATCTTAACAACTCGAAGAAAACTGATGGAAACAAATACGAAAAGATTATGAATCCAAATGATTGCAACAGCTGGAAGAAAGTTGAGACAAACAAAGATGAGAAGATTATAGATCATGATGATCTTCACAGCTTCAAGAACACTGGGACCTCTGCCATCGAGCAACTTTCTTCAGATTCAGACGTTACCATTTCAAGCACGGGCAAAGATTCTGGGCAAGTTACAGTGGATGCAGATGGTGATATTGGATCTGTGCTAAAGATCGGCTCACTTGATATAAATCCGAAACGGACTGAATCTAATTCCTTGCTGAGTGCTGCTAACAAATCTGCTGAGATTGTCACAGTAGGATCAATGCCTGTTAAAGTTAATGGAATGACTGAATCTTCTGGTTTTCTAACAGTGGGTACTATCTCCCTTGATCCTAGGTCTGTACAACTGGACAAAGATGGCCCTGTTGGTAAACAGGGGTCTCAGTACTGA
- the LOC118043250 gene encoding YTH domain-containing protein ECT4 isoform X3, translating to MYNEGTPEFVAGQGLFYPAATNYGYYCTGFETPVEWEDHQKIFGVDGPEIQYAGAQTESLPYVYYTPSYGHAQSPYNPYNPYIPGAMVGIDGSYAGAQQYYTISPYQDPVSSSGYISVAVQPEVFPYGLADPLVDNGMERSSRPDGRSLKHDVSSSSAAFARNVPRPASNQTNSLYRISEGPKANVGPSKQPMTHGGVSSGSILTQTSSHVLQGRSASGPMRPSDKISNSKVQSHQNQLEISLPVNNGFSNFGSSAYGRTSADKLRSKTHDGRTLSDLNGNAELLGEQNRGPRTNKSKNQLAVKAYTAKVGDNNGLGNVVIQTDQYNKDDFSIDYLDAKFFVIKSYSEDDVHKSIKYNVWSSTPHGNKKLQTAFEDAQKLAVGRPRGCPIFLFFSVNASGQFCGVAEMIGPVDFHRDMDFWQQDKWSGSFLVKWHIIKDIPNSSFRHIILENNENKPVTNSRDTQEIMYKQGLEMLKIFKNHPLRTSILDDFMYYENRQKIMQEEKARLMFKSFRSPLFVPALNPAIELNGLVQQPPHKDERMKHNDLNNSKKTDGNKYEKIMNPNDCNSWKKVETNKDEKIIDHDDLHSFKNTGTSAIEQLSSDSDVTISSTGKDSGQVTVDADGDIGSVLKIGSLDINPKRTESNSLLSAANKSAEIVTVGSMPVKVNGMTESSGFLTVGTISLDPRSVQLDKDGPVGKQGSQY from the exons ATGTACAACGAAGGAACCCCTGAGTTTGTTGCAGGTCAGGGCTTGTTTTATCCTGCTGCCACCAACTATGGTTACTACTGTACAG GATTTGAAACACCCGTTGAATGGGAGGACCATCAAAAGATTTTTGGTGTAGATGGTCCAGAAATCCAGTATGCG GGTGCACAAACTGAAAGTTTACCTTATGTATATTATACACCTAGCTATGGACATGCACAGTCTCCATATAACCCTTACAATCCTTACATACCCGGTGCTATGGTAGGGATTGATGGATCGTATGCTGGGGCACAACAGTATTACACAATCTCCCCTTATCAGGACCCTGTATCGTCATCTGGCTATATTTCTGTTGCTGTTCAACCAGAAGTCTTCCCATATGGTTTGGCAGATCCTTTGGTAGATAATGGCATGGAACGCAGTAGTAGACCTGATGGGAGAAGTTTAAAGCATGACGTTTCTTCATCATCTGCAGCCTTTGCTAGAAACGTCCCAAGACCTGCTTCAAACCAGACTAATTCTTTGTACAGGATATCTGAAGGGCCAAAAGCTAATGTTGGACCAAGTAAGCAACCAATGACACATGGAGGTGTTTCTTCTGGTAGCATTCTTACTCAAACTTCATCACATGTGCTTCAG GGTAGAAGTGCTTCTGGTCCCATGCGTCCTTCTGACAAAATTTCAAATAGCAAAGTTCAATCTCATCAAAACCAATTAGAAATCAGTCTCCCTGTCAACAATGGATTTTCTAATTTTGGATCAAGTGCTTATGGCCGAACCTCAGCGGATAAACTTCGATCGAAGACTCATGATGGCAGAACTCTCAGTGATCTGAATGGAAATGCAGAGCTGTTGGGTGAGCAGAACCGGGGACCTAGGACAAACAAGTCAAAAAATCAACTGGCAGTTAAAGCCTACACAGCCAAAGTGGGAGATAATAACGGGCTAGGAAACGTCGTTATACAGACTGATCAGTACAACAAGGATGATTTCTCAATTGATTATTTAGATGCAaagttttttgtaataaaatcatatagTGAGGATGATGTGCACAAGAGCATCAAATATAATGTTTGGTCATCCACACCTCATGGAAACAAAAAGCTGCAGACTGCATTTGAAGATGCACAGAAACTAGCTGTGGGAAGACCTAGAGGCTGCCCTATCTTTCTGTTCTTTTCT GTTAATGCAAGTGGTCAATTCTGTGGTGTTGCAGAGATGATTGGCCCGGTGGACTTTCATAGAGATATGGACTTTTGGCAGCAAGATAAATGGAGTGGGAGCTTTCTTGTCAAGTGGCATATTATTAAAGATATACCAAACTCAAGCTTTAGGCACATCATATTGGAGAATAATGAGAACAAGCCAGTAACTAACAGCAGAGACACCCAAGAG ATAATGTATAAGCAAGGTTTAGAGATGctgaaaatattcaaaaatcacCCACTTAGGACTTCTATACTTGATGACTTCATGTACTATGAGAATCGCCAGAAAATTATGCAGGAAGAAAAAGCTAGGCTTATGTTTAAAAGCTTCCGATCTCCATTGTTCGTACCTGCATTAAATCCTGCCATCGAACTAAATGGTCTCGTGCAGCAGCCACCACACAAAGATGAGAGGATGAAGCATAATGATCTTAACAACTCGAAGAAAACTGATGGAAACAAATACGAAAAGATTATGAATCCAAATGATTGCAACAGCTGGAAGAAAGTTGAGACAAACAAAGATGAGAAGATTATAGATCATGATGATCTTCACAGCTTCAAGAACACTGGGACCTCTGCCATCGAGCAACTTTCTTCAGATTCAGACGTTACCATTTCAAGCACGGGCAAAGATTCTGGGCAAGTTACAGTGGATGCAGATGGTGATATTGGATCTGTGCTAAAGATCGGCTCACTTGATATAAATCCGAAACGGACTGAATCTAATTCCTTGCTGAGTGCTGCTAACAAATCTGCTGAGATTGTCACAGTAGGATCAATGCCTGTTAAAGTTAATGGAATGACTGAATCTTCTGGTTTTCTAACAGTGGGTACTATCTCCCTTGATCCTAGGTCTGTACAACTGGACAAAGATGGCCCTGTTGGTAAACAGGGGTCTCAGTACTGA
- the LOC118043251 gene encoding DEAD-box ATP-dependent RNA helicase 40, translating to MATAEPASATVGPRYAPEDPTLPKPWTGLIDGSTGLLYYWNPETNITQYEKPPSVPPQLPPALPPNASTPKLAQIPMAHSSQPNGLVAQAAQQTMQASQQQGQQISQLHQQYGQVTSQQQGPQVVQVSNQQGAPQQGSQLAQAIQQPGQLRSMQHPGQHLLSHAGQQMPQQGGQQVGQYIMQHQSLQMPQPQGHQYAYQQPMQYMTYQQNVLPQGQQSSQQQAHPSAQGLQFPNQHEYKAALPKREEVEFQQGNQTGFSPTRFQQTGGSSSQNLSSAGNNPVCMPHSGVQLGQAQQFGSSSVNIQHPPSMVQMQQIGTDFHQQHGPRFQNHMGPSVMHNQQSNLPPAGLNMGYENNARGRSGNDHYINAKVEGPVMSPHQPEFTAMSRARKQQDSRTGSVPFQNVGPGHGGGFNADGHPNHNMYSHATSGPPFPNNALMRPSFIETADISNLSPAEVYRQEHEVSATGDNVPAPFMTFEATGFPSEILRDIHSAGFVSPTPIQAQTWPIALQSRDIVAIAKTGSGKTLGYLIPAFILLQQRRNNAQNGPTVLVLAPTRELATQIQDEVMKFGRSSRVSCTCLYGGAPKIPQLKELERGADIVVATPGRLNDILEMKRIDFRQVSLLVLDEADRMLDMGFEPQIRKIVNEIPPQRQTLMFTATWPKEVRKIASDLLVHPVQVNIGSVDVLAANKSITQYVEVVPQMEKDRRLEQILRTQERGSKAIIFCSTKRLCDQLARSIGRNFGAAAIHGDKSQGERDWALNQFRSGKSPILVATDVAARGLDIKDIRIVINYDFPSGIEDYVHRIGRTGRAGATGVSYTFFSEQDWKYAADLVKLLEGANQHVPVEVREMALRGGPSIGKDRGGLNRFDAGRGGGRWASGGRGGMRDGGFGGRGGMRDGGFGGRGGMRENSFGGRGGMRENSFGGRGGMRDGNFGGRGGRNDLFSGRENRGRGFGGSGGGHAGWGRNDRGPNDRHSYMDGRGRGHGRFDGRRDMTDKSRDRSFSRSPDRARTRGYSRSRSRSRSRSRSRSWTRSRSRSPRRSRSRSRSPRHSRSPRRSRSRSRSRIRSRSPQHAGSHSRSPRRSPDYDRFERPRERNIDEKDMTVPELKASEQEMSPMSPGTHGNAFSGAELLPATGSAEPVQQEATGDPGLPSVAEA from the exons ATGGCTACTGCTGAACCAGCTTCAGCTACCGTTGGGCCACGGTATGCTCCAGAAGACCCAACACTTCCCAAACCATGGACAGGACTGATTGATGGAAGTACAGGTCTTTTATATTACTGGAATCCTGAAACCAACATCACACAGTATGAAAAGCCCCCATCTGTGCCGCCACAGTTGCCTCCTGCTCTACCTCCTAATGCTTCTACGCCTAAGTTGGCCCAGATACCCATGGCACACTCATCACAACCAAATGGCTTGGTGGCTCAAGCTGCACAACAGACTATGCAAGCATCACAGCAACAAGGGCAACAGATTAGCCAGTTGCATCAACAATATGGACAAGTAACTTCACAACAGCAGGGTCCCCAAGTAGTGCAGGTTTCTAACCAGCAGGGTGCACCACAGCAAGGTTCACAGTTGGCACAGGCCATTCAACAACCGGGGCAGTTGAGATCAATGCAGCATCCAGGTCAGCATCTGCTGTCCCATGCAGGGCAGCAAATGCCTCAACAAGGAGGTCAGCAGGTAGGACAGTACATTATGCAGCATCAAAGCTTGCAAATGCCACAACCACAAGGACATCAGTATGCATATCAGCAGCCAATGCAGTACATGACATATCAGCAAAACGTGCTTCCACAAGGCCAACAAAGCTCGCAGCAGCAGGCACATCCTAGTGCACAAGGGTTGCAATTTCCTAATCAACATGAATACAAGGCAGCGTTGCCGAAGAGAGAGGAAGTTGAGTTCCAGCAAGGAAATCAAACTGGGTTTTCTCCAACTCGGTTTCAACAGACTGGTGGATCATCCTCTCAAAACCTGTCTTCTGCTGGAAACAATCCGGTTTGCATGCCGCATTCTGGTGTTCAGTTGGGTCAGGCTCAACAGTTTGGTAGCTCTTCTGTTAATATTCAACATCCTCCTTCCATGGTTCAGATGCAGCAAATTGGGACTGATTTTCATCAGCAGCATGGTCCTAGGTTTCAAAATCATATGGGTCCCTCAGTGATGCACAATCAGCAGTCTAATCTGCCCCCTGCTGGGTTAAATATGGGTTATGAGAACAATGCACGTGGTAGGTCTGGCAATGATCATTATATTAATGCTAAAGTGGAAGGGCCTGTGATGAGTCCCCATCAGCCTGAGTTCACAGCTATGTCTAGGGCAAGAAAGCAGCAG GATTCAAGGACAGGGAGCGTCCCATTTCAGAATGTCGGACCTGGTCATGGTGGCGGATTTAATGCAGATGGGCATCCCAACCATAATATGTATAGTCATGCAACCAGTGGTCCACCTTTTCCAAACAATGCATTGATGAGACCCTCTTTCATCGAAACTGCAGACATTTCTAACCTCTCGCCTGCTGAAGTTTACCGCCAGGAGCATGAAGTCTCAGCTACG GGTGACAATGTTCCTGCCCCATTCATGACTTTTGAAGCCACTGGTTTCCCTTCGGAGATATTACGAGAT ATACATTCCGCTGGATTCGTATCTCCGACACCAATTCAAGCACAAACATGGCCAATTGCGCTACAAAGTAGGGATATTGTGGCCATTGCCAAAACTGGTTCTGGTAAAACATTGGGCTACTTGATTCCTGCCTTCATTCTTCTTCAACAGCGACGAAATAATGCTCAGAATGGACCTACAGTGTTAGTCTTGGCTCCAACCAGGGAGCTTGCCACGCAAATACAAGATGAGGTGATGAAATTTGGTCGATCTTCTAGGGTCTCTTGCACG TGCTTGTATGGTGGAGCTCCAAAGATTCCTCAACTGAAAGAATTAGAAAGGGGAGCAGATATAGTTGTGGCAACACCTGGTCGACTCAATGACATCCTTGAAATGAAAAGGATTGACTTTAGGCAAGTTTCACTCCTTGTGCTTGATGAGGCTGATCGAATGCTTGACATGGGATTTGAGCCTCAGATCCGTAAGATTGTGAACGAAATACCTCCTCAAAGGCAAACACTTATGTTCACTGCAACCTGGCCAAAAGAAGTGAGGAAAATAGCAAGTGATCTTCTTGTTCATCCTGTCCAGGTGAACATTGGCAGTGTTGATGTGCTTGCTGCCAACAAGTCAATCACACAG TATGTTGAAGTGGTCCCACAAATGGAAAAGGATCGGCGCTTGGagcaaatccttagaacacaagaGAGAGGTTCCAAGGCTATCATTTTCTGCTCTACAAAGAGATTGTGTGACCAGCTTGCACGGAGTATTGGACGGAATTTTGGAGCCGCTGCAATCCATGGAGACAAGTCTCAAGGTGAGAGAGACTGGGCTTTAAACCAATTCCGGAGTGGAAAATCTCCAATTTTAGTTGCCACTGACGTTGCTGCCCGTGGTCTTGATATCAAAGACATAAG gATTGTTATCAACTACGACTTCCCCTCTGGGATTGAGGACTATGTTCATCGAATTGGTAGAACTGGGAGGGCTGGTGCAACTGGGGTGTCATACACCTTTTTCTCTGAGCAGGACTGGAAATATGCAGCTGACCTGGTTAAACTGCTGGAGGGAGCTAATCAGCATGTGCCTGTAGAGGTGCGAGAGATGGCGTTGCGTGGCGGACCTAGCATTGGGAAGGATCGAGGAGGGTTGAACCGTTTTGATGCTGGCAGGGGTGGTGGGCGGTGGGCTTCTGGTGGCCGTGGTGGGATGAGAGATGGTGGCTTTGGTGGTCGTGGTGGGATGAGAGATGGTGGCTTTGGTGGCCGTGGTGGGATGCGGGAAAACAGCTTTGGGGGACGTGGTGGCATGAGGGAAAACAGCTTTGGGGGACGTGGTGGGATGAGGGATGGGAACTTTGGTGGACGTGGTGGGAGAAACGACTTGTTTTCTGGGAGGGAAAACAGAGGAAGGGGATTTGGTGGCTCTGGTGGTGGTCATGCAGGTTGGGGTAGGAATGATCGAGGCCCAAATGATCGTCATAGTTACATGGATGGCCGTGGACGTGGTCATGGAAGATTCGATGGTAGAAGGGATATGACTGATAAGAGCAGGGACAGAAGTTTCAGTAGAAGCCCTGATAGGGCTCGAACACGGGGTTATAGCCGGAGCCGGAGCCGGAGTCGTAGCCGTAGTAGGAGTCGGAGCTGGACCAGAAGCCGCAGCCGCAGCCCTCgacgcagccgcagccgcagccgAAGCCCGCGACACAGCCGCAGCCCCCgacgcagccgcagccgcagccgcagccgcatCCGCAGCCGTAGTCCTCAACATGCCGGTAGTCACAGCCGTAGCCCTCGAAGGAGCCCCGACTATGATAGATTTGAAAGGCCTCGAGAAAGAAACATTGATGAGAAGGATATGACAGTTCCAGAATTGAAAGCTTCAGAACAAGAAATGTCTCCAATGTCGCCTGGCACACATGGTAATGCATTTTCTGGAGCAGAGCTGCTGCCAGCCACTGGGAGTGCTGAGCCAGTGCAACAGGAGGCTACAGGAGATCCAGGGCTTCCTTCAGTTGCCGAAGCTTAA
- the LOC118043253 gene encoding ADP-ribosylation factor 1 produces the protein MGLSFTKLLGRLFSKKEMRILMVGLDAAGKTTILYKLKLGEIVTTIPTIGFNVETVEYKNISFTVWDVGGQDKIRPLWRHYFQNTQGLIFVVDSNDRDRVGEARDELHRMLNEDELRDAVLLVFANKQDLPNAMNAAEITDKLGLHSLRQRHWYIQSTCATSGEGLYEGLDWLSNNISSKA, from the exons ATGGGGCTGTCATTCACGAAATTACTTGGGCGATTGTTCTCGAAGAAAGAAATGCGAATTCTGATGGTAGGTCTTGATGCTGCTGGTAAAACCACCATTCTTTACAAGCTCAAGTTGGGAGAAATTGTCACTACTATCCCTACCATTg GATTTAATGTGGAAACTGTGGAATATAAGAATATAAGCTTCACTGTTTGGGATGTTGGCGGTCAAGACAAG ATTCGTCCTTTGTGGAGACATTACTTCCAAAACACGCAAGGGCTTATCTTTGTGGTTGACAGCAATGACCGAGATCGAGTTGGTGAGGCCAGAGACGAGCTGCACAGGATGTTGAATGAG GATGAGCTGAGGGATGCTGTGCTCCTTGTATTTGCAAATAAGCAAGATCTTCCAAATGCAATGAACGCTGCTGAGATAACTGATAAACTCGGTCTTCATTCTCTAAGACAACGCCACTG GTATATCCAGAGCACATGTGCCACTTCAGGAGAAGGGCTTTATGAAGGATTGGACTGGCTTTCAAACAACATTTCTAGCAAG GCTTAG